The Bdellovibrionota bacterium genome has a window encoding:
- a CDS encoding radical SAM protein has translation MVDFYIGIELTRHCNLRCAHCFRADLDKVNEIPYETVEKILDQAGHYHKPHIAMTGGETTLHSHFVDILELIIRKGYTFHFVTNGFNYKSVFQKVFHLFGNPQWIGVSVSLDGATAETHDAIRGPGSFARALACVATVKSHNLECVAQMVVHRGNRHELEAMALLCSKMNTNRLHIAHMQPTPHAVEHGLMHSPEEERQVEQEICDLQGRFRMPIVLSAGFYDQTPIAHCRFLKLGALNVDHRGRLTTCCQLSNLEGSDGEADVVADLTKTPLETAHGALLQTYNKVYASRLQKMADGTMHDLDNFHCWSCMKHFKKVEWMRDFPQNEWVQQDPYFSAGGKK, from the coding sequence ATGGTCGATTTTTATATCGGGATTGAGCTTACCCGACACTGCAATCTTCGTTGTGCCCATTGTTTTCGGGCCGATCTCGACAAAGTAAACGAAATCCCCTACGAGACCGTCGAAAAAATCTTGGACCAGGCCGGGCACTACCACAAACCCCATATTGCGATGACGGGCGGCGAAACCACGCTTCATTCCCATTTTGTGGATATTCTCGAACTGATTATTCGGAAAGGATACACGTTCCACTTCGTCACGAACGGATTCAATTACAAATCGGTCTTTCAAAAAGTTTTTCATCTCTTTGGGAATCCCCAGTGGATCGGCGTTTCCGTCAGCCTCGACGGTGCCACGGCGGAAACCCACGATGCCATCCGGGGTCCTGGCTCTTTCGCAAGAGCGTTGGCCTGCGTTGCCACGGTCAAGTCGCACAACCTCGAATGTGTCGCACAAATGGTCGTCCATCGTGGAAATCGCCACGAACTTGAGGCCATGGCTCTGCTCTGCTCCAAAATGAACACCAACCGCCTTCATATCGCTCACATGCAACCGACGCCGCACGCCGTTGAGCACGGTCTGATGCACTCTCCCGAGGAAGAACGGCAGGTTGAGCAAGAGATTTGTGATCTCCAAGGCCGATTTCGAATGCCGATCGTCTTGTCGGCGGGATTCTACGATCAAACGCCTATCGCCCATTGTCGGTTTCTTAAATTGGGCGCGCTGAACGTCGATCACCGCGGCCGGTTGACCACCTGCTGCCAGCTCTCCAACCTGGAAGGGAGCGACGGTGAGGCGGACGTCGTAGCCGACCTCACAAAAACACCGCTAGAGACCGCACACGGCGCATTGCTCCAGACGTACAATAAAGTCTACGCCAGCCGCCTTCAAAAGATGGCGGACGGCACGATGCACGACTTGGATAACTTTCATTGCTGGAGTTGCATGAAGCATTTCAAAAAAGTCGAATGGATGCGGGATTTTCCCCAAAATGAATGGGTCCAGCAGGATCCGTACTTTTCCGCCGGAGGTAAGAAATGA
- a CDS encoding PqqD family protein, with translation MSYAIDEKKVIYADLDPTEGIVLNLETKNYYRLNETGQIIWQQLSAGKNPDEVAADLCKRYNTSLERALADTNELVEQMKRERLIQSQSAPPADYSVEQARKSKKENPIRST, from the coding sequence ATGAGTTATGCGATCGATGAAAAGAAAGTCATATACGCCGACCTCGATCCGACGGAAGGAATCGTCCTAAATCTGGAGACGAAAAATTACTACCGCCTCAACGAAACGGGACAGATCATTTGGCAGCAGCTATCTGCGGGAAAGAATCCGGACGAGGTCGCGGCCGATCTTTGCAAGCGATACAACACCAGCCTCGAGCGAGCCCTGGCCGACACCAACGAATTGGTCGAACAAATGAAGCGTGAGCGCCTCATTCAGAGTCAGAGCGCTCCCCCCGCCGATTACTCCGTTGAACAAGCCCGGAAATCCAAAAAAGAAAATCCGATCCGCTCAACTTAG